A single window of bacterium DNA harbors:
- a CDS encoding S8/S53 family peptidase, giving the protein MNKAIRFLLLICFGIVFTGSTVSEKPFFVSKEKLKIAKNGVIENSSKLKGATKGEVDTITPELASPYYIYSSEYRNSYKATKFTPMLPCSLQQIWVGAGGSTAGTKICSVFVWSDAGTAPGTRLFSDTMTFKAESAGYLYWNSHTLPAPIRMAGSFWVGSKENDTLFPTTGFDETMSLPSQFSFNGSAWIAGDSITFDYMNAVAVKYELSGTAEISASPFPFVMQIPAIAKKSLLQQPPAIPLSLLSEDDEKYWQDIVPGEFIIGYNNKVDVKEATLKQMGIAQKSITLADKKLGDNFILVKVAGTIEEQKAFVKTMEAKSNVASIEPNRIMKLFKNPNDPYFSSYQWDKRSVKAPEAWAYGWGNDSISIGIVDQGAQYTHPDLSARYTTVKGYDYVDGDADPINAVAAESHGTHCSGNAAATVNNGKGIAGMSNARLYSLRVMSSAGGGTATAIGNGVQWCATNHIKIVSMSIGGGSPSTFVNSKCQAVWNGGGLIFAASGNDGRDTTIYPAAYANVIGVGSIGTTNTRSSFSNYGNYLDLVAPGENICSTIPGSTYESGWSGTSMACPQAAGGAALVWAANTSLTNAQIRDILLNTATDLGTTGWDKEYGWGKLNLQAAVLAAKGASAMTGDTGMVTFYNSPSASGNLAVSGITYHSSWISSVSPTSFGIVPGSSAGVTVIVLASLETGYYYDTLFVTSNDPDNNPYLVPVILKVGEVGTEENADFGLRSPNLGIFPNPATKVLSVKFTIPASQNVSLKIYNTAGRLVKTIFDEVKTAGSYNPTINMTEMNSGIYFVLLKTGNNTISKKVTLIK; this is encoded by the coding sequence ATGAATAAAGCTATAAGGTTTTTATTACTAATATGTTTTGGAATAGTATTTACGGGTAGCACCGTTTCCGAAAAACCATTTTTTGTCTCTAAAGAAAAACTTAAGATTGCAAAGAATGGTGTGATAGAAAACTCTTCTAAACTAAAGGGGGCGACCAAGGGAGAAGTAGATACTATAACCCCGGAGTTGGCTTCGCCTTATTATATCTATTCGTCGGAATACAGGAATTCTTATAAAGCAACGAAGTTTACTCCGATGCTTCCTTGTTCCCTTCAACAGATTTGGGTAGGCGCAGGAGGAAGTACGGCGGGGACTAAGATATGCAGTGTTTTTGTCTGGAGTGATGCAGGAACCGCTCCCGGGACGAGGTTGTTCAGTGATACTATGACTTTTAAGGCGGAATCCGCGGGTTATCTTTATTGGAATAGCCATACTTTGCCGGCTCCCATAAGAATGGCAGGTTCTTTTTGGGTGGGAAGCAAAGAAAACGATACGTTGTTTCCAACCACAGGGTTTGATGAAACTATGAGTTTGCCTTCGCAATTTAGTTTTAACGGAAGCGCTTGGATAGCGGGCGATTCTATTACATTTGATTATATGAACGCGGTAGCCGTAAAATACGAACTAAGCGGAACTGCCGAAATAAGTGCTTCACCGTTCCCTTTTGTGATGCAAATACCCGCTATTGCCAAAAAATCGCTTTTACAGCAACCGCCGGCAATACCATTATCCTTGCTGAGCGAAGACGATGAAAAATACTGGCAGGATATAGTTCCCGGGGAATTCATAATTGGTTATAATAATAAAGTAGACGTCAAAGAGGCAACTTTAAAACAGATGGGTATAGCACAAAAAAGCATAACTTTGGCAGATAAAAAGCTCGGGGATAACTTCATACTTGTTAAGGTAGCGGGGACTATTGAGGAACAAAAAGCTTTTGTAAAAACAATGGAAGCAAAGTCTAATGTTGCGTCAATAGAGCCAAATAGGATAATGAAACTTTTCAAAAACCCCAACGACCCATATTTTTCTTCATACCAGTGGGATAAGAGAAGCGTTAAGGCGCCTGAGGCATGGGCTTATGGCTGGGGAAACGACAGTATATCAATCGGGATAGTTGACCAGGGGGCGCAATATACGCACCCCGATTTGAGCGCAAGATATACTACCGTTAAGGGGTATGACTATGTGGATGGTGATGCTGATCCCATAAATGCCGTTGCTGCAGAATCCCATGGGACACATTGCTCCGGCAATGCGGCTGCTACGGTTAATAACGGAAAGGGGATTGCAGGAATGTCTAATGCGCGACTTTATTCTCTAAGAGTAATGAGTTCTGCCGGCGGGGGTACGGCTACGGCAATCGGAAATGGAGTGCAGTGGTGCGCGACGAACCATATAAAAATAGTATCTATGAGTATTGGAGGGGGAAGTCCTTCGACTTTTGTTAATTCAAAGTGTCAGGCGGTATGGAATGGGGGTGGACTAATATTTGCGGCAAGCGGAAATGATGGCAGGGATACTACCATTTATCCTGCGGCGTATGCCAATGTAATAGGAGTTGGTTCAATAGGCACAACTAATACACGGTCTTCTTTCAGTAATTATGGAAATTATTTAGACCTTGTTGCCCCGGGTGAAAATATTTGTTCGACCATACCCGGCAGCACTTACGAGTCCGGATGGAGTGGTACGTCTATGGCTTGTCCTCAGGCGGCAGGTGGCGCTGCGCTTGTGTGGGCAGCAAATACATCTTTAACGAATGCGCAAATAAGGGATATTTTACTTAATACTGCAACGGATCTTGGAACTACGGGCTGGGACAAAGAATATGGTTGGGGAAAACTCAATCTTCAGGCTGCCGTATTGGCAGCAAAAGGGGCTTCCGCTATGACCGGGGATACGGGAATGGTTACTTTTTATAATTCACCTTCTGCTTCGGGAAATTTAGCAGTTTCCGGAATTACATACCACTCATCATGGATTAGCTCCGTGAGTCCGACGAGTTTTGGAATCGTGCCAGGGAGTTCTGCAGGAGTTACGGTTATTGTATTGGCGAGTCTTGAAACGGGCTATTATTACGACACTTTGTTTGTTACCTCAAATGACCCGGATAATAATCCATATCTTGTTCCTGTTATTCTCAAAGTGGGAGAAGTCGGGACAGAAGAGAACGCGGATTTTGGGTTGCGGAGTCCGAATTTAGGTATTTTCCCGAACCCGGCTACAAAAGTGTTATCCGTAAAATTTACTATTCCTGCTTCCCAGAACGTTAGTTTGAAGATTTATAATACTGCAGGACGATTGGTAAAAACGATTTTCGATGAAGTTAAAACGGCAGGCAGTTATAACCCGACAATCAATATGACAGAGATGAATTCGGGTATTTATTTTGTTTTGTTGAAAACGGGAAATAATACGATATCTAAAAAAGTGACTCTGATTAAATAA
- a CDS encoding glucose-6-phosphate isomerase family protein, with the protein MIPDIKSAYGKVTYRKLSDLKTYFSDQKAVEEILKKADPVLYEVYENEVPKEEEHLTFATTVLYPGKVGNEFYFTKGHFHFEPDGAEVTIGIQGAGIVLLQNRENQVKSEPLTPFSVAYSSPGWAHRVVNNSNEKLVFLSICRADVGHDYETIIKKGFVKKILQRKD; encoded by the coding sequence ATGATACCGGACATTAAATCTGCTTACGGGAAAGTTACATATAGAAAGTTAAGTGATTTAAAGACTTATTTTTCCGACCAGAAAGCAGTAGAAGAAATATTAAAAAAAGCCGACCCTGTTCTCTATGAAGTTTATGAAAACGAGGTTCCCAAAGAAGAAGAGCATCTTACTTTTGCCACGACTGTTCTTTATCCCGGTAAAGTAGGGAATGAGTTTTATTTTACCAAGGGGCATTTTCATTTTGAACCTGATGGAGCAGAAGTAACGATTGGGATACAGGGGGCAGGCATAGTATTGCTTCAAAACAGGGAAAATCAGGTTAAATCCGAACCGCTGACGCCTTTTAGTGTTGCGTATTCTTCTCCCGGGTGGGCGCATAGAGTCGTGAATAACTCTAATGAAAAACTTGTTTTCCTCTCTATTTGCAGGGCGGATGTAGGGCATGATTACGAGACCATAATTAAGAAGGGATTTGTAAAAAAAATACTTCAGCGAAAAGATTAA
- the larA gene encoding nickel-dependent lactate racemase, translating into MEIKIPYGKATKNVSIPDNNIAGIIYPDKVKIGDETKTIISAIENPINAKPFDKFLENAKNILFIVNDASRSTPTSKILDILFDKIQGKPVKFLVATGIHSETTEEELRLIFGKHYVDFRKQIYIHNAKKNEDLAYIGTSKSGTEIWLNKLCVEADKIIVIGSVEPHYFAGYTGGRKVFLPGIASFKTIEQNHKHALNPEAKILALENNPVNKDMTDTLEFLSDKEIFSIQTVLDREHKIYSVTAGDINDSFYSAVDKANEVFCVKIKEKADIVVSVAGYPLDVDLYQSQKAIESGRLALKENGILIFVSKCREGIGDKAFFEILASCKTPELVFEKLNKEYKLGYHKAVKLVELLRIAEIWGVTDLDENTLKSVFIKSFSSLQEAVDNAIDEKGTTARALFLMDGSITVPVCPDF; encoded by the coding sequence ATAGAAATAAAAATCCCGTACGGCAAAGCTACAAAAAACGTTTCTATTCCCGACAATAATATTGCCGGTATTATATATCCAGATAAAGTAAAGATTGGGGACGAGACTAAAACTATAATATCGGCGATTGAAAACCCAATCAATGCAAAACCGTTTGATAAATTTCTTGAGAATGCAAAAAACATTCTGTTTATTGTAAACGATGCTTCAAGGTCTACCCCTACTTCAAAAATATTAGACATTCTGTTTGATAAAATCCAGGGCAAACCTGTAAAATTTTTAGTAGCTACCGGGATACATTCTGAGACAACCGAAGAAGAATTGCGACTTATTTTCGGCAAACATTATGTTGATTTTCGAAAACAAATATATATTCACAATGCAAAGAAAAATGAAGATTTGGCTTATATCGGAACTTCCAAAAGCGGCACGGAAATATGGTTAAATAAATTATGCGTTGAAGCTGATAAAATTATCGTTATCGGGTCGGTAGAGCCTCATTATTTTGCAGGATACACGGGTGGCAGAAAAGTGTTTTTGCCCGGCATAGCTTCTTTTAAAACGATAGAACAAAATCATAAACACGCTTTGAATCCTGAGGCAAAGATACTTGCGCTTGAAAACAATCCCGTTAATAAGGATATGACGGATACGCTGGAGTTTCTTTCAGATAAAGAAATATTTTCTATTCAAACTGTGCTGGATAGGGAACATAAAATTTATTCGGTAACGGCAGGAGACATTAACGATTCCTTTTATTCTGCTGTGGACAAAGCAAATGAAGTCTTTTGCGTAAAAATAAAAGAAAAAGCGGATATAGTTGTATCCGTTGCAGGATATCCTCTGGATGTTGATTTGTATCAATCACAGAAAGCCATAGAAAGTGGAAGATTGGCATTGAAAGAAAACGGCATTTTGATTTTCGTATCAAAATGCAGGGAAGGGATAGGGGATAAGGCGTTTTTTGAAATTCTTGCAAGTTGCAAAACTCCCGAGTTAGTTTTTGAAAAACTTAACAAGGAGTATAAACTTGGGTATCACAAAGCAGTAAAATTGGTGGAATTATTAAGGATTGCAGAAATCTGGGGGGTAACGGATTTAGATGAAAATACTCTAAAAAGCGTATTCATAAAGTCTTTTTCTTCCTTACAGGAAGCTGTGGATAATGCGATAGACGAGAAAGGCACAACCGCAAGAGCTCTATTTTTAATGGATGGAAGCATTACGGTACCGGTGTGTCCGGATTTTTAA
- a CDS encoding DEAD/DEAH box helicase: MDTKGIVLKPEFEKAILDLGFAEFTEIQEKCIPLIQQGKDVIGLSFTGSGKTAAFGFPALEKVVLGKGIQVLVVVPTRELCNQVAYELRKFSKYKKMHIVEVYGGVSIYPQITDLRYAEVVVSTPGRLLDHFSRRTCKTDRVNILVLDEADKMFDMGFIEDLKKIIAMIPRDSQKLLFGATMPTEIMQIAKSYMNNPERVKMQTYVDKSKLIQHYYDVEAKDKFALLVHVLKTESKGLAIIFCGTRRTVDKVNENLVRQHVMSEALHGGLTQGKRKQVIDAFHAKRLNVLVASDVAARGLDIKDVTLIINYDIPKTSVEYVHRIGRTARAGQEGKVISLLSQADYESFTRVLEDKLILIRNLKTPDFKRIEFARNQFRKRKFNFHKS; encoded by the coding sequence ATGGACACAAAAGGAATAGTTTTGAAGCCGGAATTTGAGAAGGCTATATTGGATTTGGGATTTGCCGAATTCACGGAGATACAGGAGAAGTGCATCCCGCTTATACAACAGGGGAAAGACGTAATCGGATTATCATTTACCGGTTCAGGGAAAACTGCTGCATTTGGTTTTCCTGCTCTTGAAAAAGTCGTACTCGGAAAGGGAATACAAGTGTTGGTCGTTGTTCCCACAAGAGAACTTTGCAATCAGGTTGCTTATGAATTAAGGAAGTTTTCAAAATACAAAAAGATGCATATCGTTGAAGTATATGGCGGAGTTTCCATATATCCCCAGATAACGGACTTGAGATATGCGGAGGTCGTGGTTAGTACTCCGGGAAGGCTTTTGGACCATTTTTCCCGCAGAACTTGCAAGACAGACCGCGTAAATATTCTTGTTCTTGACGAAGCAGATAAAATGTTTGATATGGGATTTATTGAAGATTTGAAAAAAATAATTGCAATGATTCCAAGGGACAGTCAGAAATTATTATTCGGCGCGACAATGCCCACCGAAATAATGCAAATCGCAAAGAGCTATATGAACAATCCTGAAAGAGTCAAGATGCAAACGTATGTTGACAAAAGTAAGCTTATTCAACATTATTATGACGTTGAAGCAAAAGACAAGTTTGCCTTGCTGGTGCATGTATTAAAAACTGAGTCAAAGGGGCTTGCTATAATTTTTTGCGGAACAAGAAGAACCGTTGATAAAGTCAATGAAAATCTAGTTAGGCAACACGTAATGTCGGAAGCGCTTCACGGCGGATTAACCCAGGGGAAAAGAAAGCAGGTAATAGATGCATTTCACGCGAAAAGACTTAACGTTCTTGTTGCGAGTGATGTCGCTGCGCGCGGGTTAGATATAAAAGACGTAACTTTGATAATAAATTACGATATCCCAAAAACGTCCGTAGAATATGTCCATAGAATAGGAAGAACCGCAAGGGCAGGACAAGAGGGAAAAGTAATTTCTTTATTGTCTCAGGCGGATTATGAATCTTTCACAAGAGTCCTTGAGGATAAACTGATACTTATCCGTAACCTGAAAACGCCTGATTTCAAACGTATAGAATTTGCAAGAAATCAGTTCCGTAAAAGAAAATTCAACTTCCATAAAAGTTAA
- the queF gene encoding preQ(1) synthase translates to MPRKTVNRIPHPAEEKARKAIGSTFGPEVVDVSMLDTFPYEYPGNSINMEHTTDEFSCLCPFNKMPDYAQLTIRYVPNKVCVELKSLKYYLYSFRQVKIYHEHVVNKILKDLVSILKPKELTVELKFATRGGISTIATAHYPNVRSR, encoded by the coding sequence ATGCCCCGAAAAACAGTTAACCGCATCCCTCATCCTGCCGAAGAAAAGGCAAGAAAAGCCATAGGTTCTACTTTTGGCCCTGAAGTCGTAGACGTTTCAATGCTGGATACTTTTCCTTACGAATATCCCGGGAATTCCATTAATATGGAACATACGACGGATGAGTTCAGTTGTCTTTGTCCCTTTAATAAGATGCCGGACTATGCGCAATTAACAATAAGATATGTGCCGAATAAAGTGTGTGTTGAATTAAAATCGTTGAAATATTATTTGTATTCTTTCAGACAGGTAAAAATATATCACGAACATGTAGTGAATAAAATACTAAAGGATTTAGTTTCAATTTTGAAACCAAAAGAGTTGACAGTAGAGCTAAAGTTCGCTACCCGCGGTGGAATCAGTACAATTGCTACCGCACATTACCCTAATGTTCGGAGCAGATAA
- the purH gene encoding bifunctional phosphoribosylaminoimidazolecarboxamide formyltransferase/IMP cyclohydrolase yields the protein MNSAIISVSDKTGLAELAKAMQSKNIRIFASGGTQKFLETNNIKCESTNTLTGFTDMVGGRVKTLNHKIFAGILADRSIPEHVSQLKELDIPLIDFVICNLYPFEEKPGIETIDIGGVTLMRASAKNYKSVTCITNPSQYPKVIEELNKSGSISENTRLEFAKEAFRVTSRLDSKVAEFMGEDSLRINCEKVMQLRYGENPHQSAALYRTIGQNSIDLTSARQLQGKELSFNNIQDINAVLLAIKSFTEPCICIVKHANPCGIATDKNITEAYKKAHSTDPTSSFGGIVGVNSEVTEELAKELTATFLEAVIAPSYTDKAKEILTSKKNLRVLELPLDKPLSKTAYLCVEGGFLVQDSDVISDTEEKWEVVTKVKPTPDEMEAAKFAFKAVRFMKSNSICVAKKDMTIGLGAGQPNRVGSVKIAIENAKHFGFDMKNATMASDGFFPFNDSITVAAEAGIKCIVQPGGSIRDQESIDECNKLGISMIVTHCRHFRH from the coding sequence ATGAACAGTGCAATAATTAGCGTTTCGGACAAAACAGGACTTGCAGAATTGGCAAAAGCCATGCAGTCTAAAAATATTCGTATCTTTGCTTCCGGCGGGACGCAAAAATTCCTTGAAACAAATAATATAAAGTGTGAAAGCACAAATACCCTCACCGGTTTTACCGATATGGTCGGCGGCAGGGTAAAAACTTTAAACCATAAAATATTTGCAGGGATACTCGCAGACAGGTCAATTCCTGAACACGTTTCCCAGCTTAAAGAACTGGATATTCCGCTAATTGATTTTGTTATATGTAATCTTTATCCTTTTGAAGAAAAACCCGGAATTGAAACTATTGATATCGGTGGCGTTACTCTTATGAGGGCATCCGCAAAAAATTATAAATCCGTTACCTGCATTACGAATCCTTCTCAATATCCGAAAGTAATCGAAGAACTTAACAAATCCGGCAGTATTTCAGAGAACACAAGACTTGAATTTGCAAAAGAAGCATTCAGGGTAACAAGCAGGCTGGATTCAAAAGTAGCGGAATTTATGGGGGAAGATTCGCTTAGAATAAACTGCGAAAAAGTAATGCAGTTAAGATATGGCGAAAATCCTCACCAGTCAGCTGCGCTTTATAGAACAATAGGACAAAATAGCATTGACCTTACTTCTGCCCGGCAGTTACAGGGAAAAGAGTTGTCTTTTAATAATATTCAAGACATAAATGCCGTGCTTCTTGCGATAAAAAGCTTTACAGAACCGTGTATCTGTATAGTTAAACACGCAAATCCTTGCGGAATAGCTACGGATAAAAATATCACAGAAGCATATAAAAAAGCTCATTCTACAGACCCGACATCAAGTTTTGGCGGTATAGTTGGGGTAAATTCCGAAGTTACGGAAGAACTTGCAAAAGAATTAACCGCTACATTTCTTGAAGCTGTTATTGCTCCGTCTTATACGGATAAAGCTAAAGAAATTCTTACATCTAAAAAGAACTTAAGAGTGTTGGAACTGCCTTTAGATAAACCTCTTTCTAAAACTGCTTATTTATGCGTTGAAGGCGGGTTTCTTGTTCAGGATAGCGACGTAATTTCGGACACCGAGGAAAAATGGGAAGTCGTTACGAAAGTCAAACCGACGCCTGACGAAATGGAAGCGGCTAAATTTGCTTTTAAGGCAGTAAGATTTATGAAATCTAATTCTATATGTGTTGCGAAAAAAGATATGACGATAGGTTTGGGCGCAGGACAACCTAACAGAGTCGGCTCGGTAAAAATCGCAATAGAAAATGCAAAACATTTTGGTTTTGATATGAAAAACGCTACTATGGCTTCGGACGGATTCTTCCCGTTTAACGATTCCATAACCGTTGCCGCAGAAGCGGGTATTAAATGCATAGTCCAACCCGGAGGTTCCATAAGGGACCAGGAATCAATAGACGAGTGCAACAAATTAGGTATCTCAATGATCGTTACGCATTGCAGACACTTTAGACATTAG
- the lptE gene encoding LPS assembly lipoprotein LptE produces the protein MKNYFWIFFSLIIFGCTYNFKGFSSRNIRSVAVPVFENKTSQYELETKLTKSVIDAFIQDNRLKVLDKSNAESILTGEILQYKREVFSYDDKESVKDYKIELMVKLTYKDKSEKVLLSKELSEWHVYPFNETEESGIDALCNKLSLTVLKTVME, from the coding sequence ATGAAAAATTATTTTTGGATCTTTTTTAGTTTGATAATCTTCGGATGCACATATAATTTTAAGGGTTTTTCGTCAAGGAATATTCGTTCCGTTGCCGTTCCGGTATTTGAGAATAAAACATCCCAGTATGAACTCGAGACTAAATTGACAAAATCCGTTATAGATGCTTTTATCCAAGATAACAGATTAAAAGTTCTTGACAAAAGCAATGCGGAGTCTATACTGACAGGTGAAATTTTGCAGTATAAAAGGGAAGTTTTCTCTTATGACGACAAAGAGAGTGTAAAAGATTATAAAATAGAACTTATGGTGAAGCTTACTTACAAAGATAAATCAGAAAAAGTATTATTATCCAAAGAACTTAGCGAGTGGCATGTATACCCGTTTAACGAAACCGAAGAATCCGGTATAGATGCTTTATGTAATAAATTATCGTTAACCGTATTAAAAACGGTGATGGAGTAA
- a CDS encoding 30S ribosomal protein S1, which yields MEEIMKSDRESILQLIDTSFLDFKEGEIIKGKVIRVTDRDVVVDVGFKFDTIISIEEFDNPSVLKAGEFIEVFVDKVEGREGIIRLSKSKADSLKMWKVLSDIHENNISIEGKVSKSIKGGFMVNIKGVEAFLPGSQIDTDENEQSHMVGKIMNFKVIKLDKIKNNVVVSRKAARDEELDKKRKELWEKVEEGAVTEGLVKKITDFGVFVDIGGVSGLVHISDLSWGKVNHPSEVVQENEKVNVKILRIDKEKGHIALGIKQLTPYPWDNIESRYPANSQIKGKVISITDYGAFIELEPGIEGLLHISEMSWGHVTAPSQLLAVGDTISAIILNVNKEEEKISLSLRQLQPNPWEKVNDEYPLDSLVSGTVKSFSRFGAFVDLKDGITGFLPLANFSWTERIEHASDILTRGKKVKCKVISIEPEKQRIILGIKQLTPDPLLTVNGLVGESFKCKIKEVVEKGIVVKFEVDKQKIEGFLPASHLAKTSKKWQEKYEAGDDMELILVEVDAEKRKIILSETGKVVKEKEEKEPEEETKE from the coding sequence ATGGAGGAAATAATGAAATCAGACAGGGAAAGTATTTTACAGTTAATTGACACTTCATTCCTTGATTTTAAGGAAGGAGAAATAATAAAGGGTAAAGTTATTAGAGTAACTGATAGAGATGTTGTTGTGGATGTAGGTTTTAAGTTTGATACTATAATCTCTATTGAAGAATTTGACAATCCTTCCGTGCTTAAAGCGGGAGAATTCATAGAAGTTTTCGTTGATAAAGTAGAAGGGAGAGAAGGTATAATACGTCTTTCTAAAAGCAAAGCGGATTCTCTCAAAATGTGGAAAGTCCTTTCCGACATACATGAAAACAATATCTCTATAGAAGGCAAAGTCAGTAAATCCATCAAAGGCGGATTTATGGTTAATATAAAAGGGGTAGAAGCCTTCTTGCCGGGGTCACAAATTGATACGGACGAAAACGAACAAAGTCATATGGTCGGCAAAATAATGAATTTCAAGGTAATCAAACTTGATAAAATTAAGAATAATGTCGTAGTTTCAAGAAAAGCAGCCAGGGATGAGGAATTGGACAAAAAAAGAAAAGAATTATGGGAGAAAGTAGAAGAAGGAGCAGTAACCGAAGGATTAGTTAAGAAAATCACCGATTTTGGAGTGTTTGTGGATATCGGTGGAGTCAGTGGACTTGTCCATATTTCAGATTTATCCTGGGGAAAGGTTAATCACCCCTCCGAAGTAGTACAGGAAAATGAAAAAGTAAACGTGAAAATTTTAAGAATAGACAAAGAAAAAGGACATATAGCATTAGGTATAAAACAACTTACTCCTTATCCGTGGGATAACATTGAAAGCAGATATCCCGCAAATTCACAGATAAAAGGAAAAGTTATTTCCATTACCGATTACGGCGCGTTTATTGAACTTGAACCCGGAATTGAAGGTTTATTACATATTTCGGAAATGTCCTGGGGACACGTTACCGCACCGTCCCAGTTGCTTGCCGTAGGAGATACAATATCGGCAATAATTTTGAATGTAAATAAAGAAGAAGAAAAGATTTCTTTAAGCTTACGACAATTACAGCCAAATCCATGGGAAAAAGTAAACGACGAATATCCTCTTGATTCACTTGTCAGCGGAACCGTTAAATCTTTTTCAAGGTTTGGAGCTTTTGTTGACCTTAAAGACGGCATAACGGGATTTTTGCCGCTTGCAAACTTCTCGTGGACGGAAAGAATTGAACATGCTTCCGACATATTAACCCGTGGCAAAAAAGTTAAATGCAAAGTCATTTCGATTGAACCGGAAAAACAACGTATAATTCTCGGGATAAAACAACTTACGCCAGACCCATTACTTACGGTTAACGGTTTAGTCGGAGAAAGCTTCAAGTGTAAAATAAAAGAAGTCGTTGAAAAGGGAATCGTAGTAAAGTTTGAAGTGGATAAACAGAAAATAGAAGGTTTTCTCCCGGCGTCTCATCTTGCTAAAACATCCAAAAAATGGCAGGAAAAATATGAAGCCGGAGATGATATGGAACTTATTCTTGTAGAAGTAGATGCCGAGAAGAGAAAAATAATTCTTTCGGAAACAGGAAAGGTAGTAAAAGAGAAAGAAGAAAAAGAACCGGAAGAAGAGACGAAAGAATAG
- the truA gene encoding tRNA pseudouridine(38-40) synthase TruA, whose amino-acid sequence MRNIKLEIEYDGMNFYGWEIQPHKRTVRGVLESELESILQEKIKLTCGARTDTGVHAISQIANFKTETKITPRKLKQALLHLPQDVCVKSVNDMPLKFNAHFDAVSRTYLYKLVIGKSPIRRYGIWEYKFPLDIERIKSVLPLFLGKHRFDFFASKDEGECDIKTLKIVQKKNDNVFEICADHFLRKMIRLIVGTLTEFGRGYLREKDIQDAIDCKKNARKFLSAPPQGLYLKEIKYK is encoded by the coding sequence ATGCGAAATATAAAACTTGAAATCGAATACGATGGAATGAATTTTTATGGATGGGAAATTCAACCGCATAAACGTACGGTAAGGGGAGTCCTTGAATCGGAATTAGAAAGCATCTTACAGGAGAAAATTAAGCTTACCTGCGGAGCAAGAACCGACACCGGAGTCCACGCCATTTCCCAGATAGCAAATTTCAAAACAGAAACAAAGATTACTCCGAGAAAATTAAAACAGGCACTATTGCACTTACCACAGGACGTTTGCGTTAAGTCTGTAAACGATATGCCTTTAAAGTTTAACGCCCATTTTGATGCAGTTTCAAGAACATATTTGTATAAACTAGTAATAGGGAAATCTCCTATCAGAAGATATGGAATCTGGGAATATAAGTTTCCATTGGATATAGAACGAATTAAATCCGTGCTTCCCTTATTTTTAGGAAAACACCGGTTTGATTTCTTTGCATCTAAAGACGAAGGAGAATGTGATATAAAAACGCTAAAAATTGTTCAGAAAAAGAATGATAATGTATTTGAAATTTGCGCAGACCATTTTCTACGAAAAATGATACGGTTAATCGTCGGAACACTTACTGAATTTGGAAGAGGATATCTCCGTGAAAAAGATATTCAAGATGCAATTGACTGCAAAAAGAACGCAAGAAAATTCCTTTCCGCTCCGCCACAGGGGTTGTACTTAAAAGAAATAAAATATAAATAA